The Megalobrama amblycephala isolate DHTTF-2021 linkage group LG13, ASM1881202v1, whole genome shotgun sequence genome contains a region encoding:
- the rabac1 gene encoding prenylated Rab acceptor protein 1: MDGKASDPFSSEAEQLPGAGVMGRLWLPKGLSGTVVKDWVDRRRKSIRPWAGFVDQRKFSKPRNFGELCQRVVRNMNTYHSNYTFIFLGLILYCIISSPMLLIALGVFAGAFYIIHLKTLEKKLVVFGRELTQGHQLGLAGGVSFPVFWLAGAGSAVFWILGATLVVIGSHAAFHELESSDMDELLMEPV; encoded by the exons ATGGATGGAAAAGCAAGTGACCCCTTCAGCAGTGAGGCAGAACAGCTTCCTGGGGCAGGAGTCATGGGGAG GCTTTGGCTGCCCAAAGGTCTGTCTGGTACTGTGGTTAAGGATTGGGTGGACCGCAGGCGAAAGTCCATCCGTCCATGGGCCGGCTTTGTAGATCAGCGCAAGTTCTCCAAACCTCGGAATTTTGGAGAGCTGTGCCAGCGTGTGGTGAGGAACATGAACACCTATCACAGCAACTACACCTTCATCTTCCTGGGTCTCATCCTCTACTGCAT TATCAGTTCCCCGATGCTCTTGATTGCTTTGGGAGTGTTTGCTGGTGCCTTCTATATAATCCACTTGAAAACACTGGAAAAGAAGCTGGTCGTTTTTG GTCGTGAGTTGACTCAGGGACACCAGTTAGGTTTAGCCGGAGGGGTGTCCTTCCCTGTGTTCTGGCTCGCAGGGGCAGGATCTGCTGTGTTCTGGATACTAG GTGCTACGCTAGTTGTTATCGGGTCTCATGCGGCCTTTCATGAACTGGAGTCGTCTGACATGGATGAGCTGCTCATGGAACCTGTTTAA